The following coding sequences lie in one Candidatus Paceibacterota bacterium genomic window:
- a CDS encoding ribonuclease H-like domain-containing protein, whose translation MRKIVFDIETSNIFDEVGRADPALLDIAVVGIYDSEKDEYTCFEQNELTNLWPILEKADMLIGFNSEHFDLPLLNKYYPGDLRQLRHLDLMQEVKKSLGRRIGLGRIAEGTLGVSKSGHGLDAIKWWRAGEFEKVKRYCLDDVKITKEIYEYALSHKNLKYKDGNDIFEIPIDSSRWEEPQEKALTSSLGF comes from the coding sequence ATGCGCAAGATTGTTTTTGATATTGAGACTTCAAACATCTTCGACGAGGTTGGCCGAGCCGATCCTGCTCTTTTGGATATTGCCGTCGTCGGTATTTATGATTCAGAGAAAGATGAATACACTTGTTTCGAACAAAATGAATTGACCAACCTCTGGCCTATTTTGGAAAAGGCCGACATGCTGATCGGTTTTAATTCCGAGCATTTTGATCTGCCGCTTTTAAACAAATATTATCCCGGGGATCTTCGCCAGCTTCGCCATCTCGACCTCATGCAAGAGGTGAAAAAATCTTTAGGACGGAGAATTGGCCTCGGCCGAATCGCTGAAGGAACTTTGGGCGTTTCCAAATCAGGTCACGGACTTGATGCCATTAAATGGTGGCGCGCGGGTGAATTTGAAAAAGTAAAAAGATATTGCCTGGATGACGTGAAAATTACCAAAGAAATCTATGAATACGCTCTTTCTCACAAGAACCTCAAATATAAGGATGGAAACGATATCTTCGAGATTCCTATAGACTCAAGTCGCTGGGAAGAACCTCAAGAAAAAGCTCTTACTTCTTCGCTGGGATTTTAA
- a CDS encoding VTT domain-containing protein yields MSLLLFLKATEIIPAFGLFGIFLAIFAESGLFFGFFLPGDSLLFTAGLLASEGQLNIVVLIIGTFLAAVLGDSVGYAFGKRVGPRLFKRPDSFFFKKEYAERAEKFYERHGKSTIILARFIPIIRTFAPIIAGVGQMKYRIFLGYNVVGGLIWTVLLCSLGYFLGKTAPNIDKYLLPIILGIIILSFLPPIFQYWRNKKN; encoded by the coding sequence ATGTCTCTTCTTCTATTTTTAAAGGCCACAGAGATAATTCCCGCTTTTGGTCTTTTTGGCATATTTTTAGCCATTTTTGCGGAATCGGGACTTTTTTTCGGGTTTTTCCTGCCGGGTGATTCCCTTCTCTTTACGGCCGGTCTTTTGGCCTCGGAAGGTCAATTAAATATCGTTGTTCTTATAATCGGCACTTTTCTGGCAGCGGTTTTGGGTGATAGCGTTGGCTATGCCTTTGGAAAGCGAGTCGGGCCGCGGCTCTTTAAGCGGCCCGACTCGTTTTTTTTCAAAAAAGAATATGCGGAGCGGGCGGAAAAGTTTTATGAGCGACATGGCAAGTCAACAATTATTCTAGCGCGTTTCATTCCTATTATCAGAACTTTCGCTCCAATTATAGCCGGAGTTGGTCAAATGAAGTACCGAATCTTTCTAGGTTACAACGTTGTTGGAGGTTTAATCTGGACGGTCTTGCTTTGTAGCCTCGGATATTTCTTGGGTAAGACTGCCCCAAATATTGATAAATATTTATTACCCATTATTTTGGGAATTATCATTCTTTCTTTTCTTCCTCCCATTTTTCAATATTGGCGGAATAAGAAAAACTAG
- the typA gene encoding translational GTPase TypA, translating to MEIRNIAIIAHVDHGKTTLTDALMRQTGIVGEGISMDSNALEQERGITIYAKNTSVMYKGTKINIVDTPGHADFGSEVERVLRSIDSVLLVVDAQEGPMPQTRFVLKKSLELGLKPIVILNKIDKPAANPNWAHDQVLELFLDLGANEEQLDFTTVYAIGRDGIAKRNLADQSENLDPLLDVILEKIPAAASDTTAVLTAQPFNLGYDNFLGRLAVARIYSGTLKTGQTVFIKKPSGESRSGRITKLFTFEGIARKEVGAAPAGDIVLVAGLSDIFIGETITDSEDHAPLPSIKIDEPTISLNFLVNDSPFAGRSGKFVTSRQIRERLERELEVNVGLRVEFDQNDIFKVYGRGELHIAILLENMRREGYELQVSQPHVIIKEENGQKLEPFEEAVIEVPTEASGAVIEKLGKRKGIMTNMKQDGNVIRMIFEIPTRGLLGLRNQFVIDTKGEGLLSSRFLEFRPYVGPIEKREVGSMTSMENGKSLAFALGNLQDRGLLYIGPGTEVYEGMVIGNVTKGDELDVNPTKGKQLTNMRASGSDETIYLTPPLEITIERGLEIMNDDEYLEVTPKDVRIRKKFLSKTERAKMARQEK from the coding sequence ATGGAAATCCGCAATATCGCCATTATAGCCCACGTTGATCACGGCAAAACCACTTTGACCGACGCTCTGATGCGCCAGACCGGCATAGTGGGCGAAGGAATTAGTATGGATTCGAACGCTCTGGAGCAAGAGCGCGGCATTACTATTTATGCCAAAAACACTTCAGTCATGTACAAGGGCACAAAAATAAACATTGTCGATACTCCGGGACATGCCGATTTTGGCTCGGAAGTGGAACGCGTGCTTCGATCAATTGATTCGGTTCTATTGGTAGTGGACGCTCAGGAAGGGCCAATGCCGCAGACTAGATTTGTGTTAAAAAAATCCTTGGAATTGGGCCTTAAACCAATTGTTATTCTGAACAAGATTGACAAACCGGCCGCCAACCCGAACTGGGCACATGACCAGGTTCTGGAACTATTTCTTGATCTTGGTGCGAACGAAGAGCAGCTCGATTTCACTACCGTCTACGCCATCGGTCGTGATGGCATCGCCAAGAGAAATCTAGCCGACCAATCAGAGAACTTAGATCCCTTGCTTGATGTGATTTTAGAAAAAATACCGGCTGCGGCCTCCGACACAACTGCTGTCCTGACAGCCCAGCCTTTCAATCTTGGATATGACAATTTTCTCGGGCGTCTGGCTGTAGCGAGAATCTATAGCGGCACCCTGAAAACCGGCCAGACTGTTTTTATAAAAAAACCAAGTGGCGAAAGTCGAAGCGGCAGAATTACCAAACTCTTTACCTTTGAAGGAATCGCCCGTAAAGAAGTGGGAGCGGCTCCGGCCGGCGACATCGTTCTGGTCGCCGGCCTCTCCGATATCTTCATTGGTGAGACTATCACCGACTCGGAAGATCATGCGCCCCTCCCTTCCATCAAAATAGACGAGCCTACTATTTCGCTTAATTTCTTAGTAAATGATTCTCCCTTTGCCGGCCGCAGTGGAAAGTTTGTCACTTCCCGTCAGATTCGCGAGCGACTGGAACGAGAGCTTGAAGTCAATGTCGGTCTGCGAGTGGAATTTGATCAAAACGACATCTTTAAAGTTTACGGCCGCGGTGAGCTCCATATCGCCATTTTGCTTGAGAATATGCGGCGTGAAGGATACGAGCTTCAAGTTTCCCAACCTCACGTAATCATTAAGGAAGAAAATGGCCAGAAATTGGAGCCCTTTGAAGAAGCGGTTATTGAAGTGCCGACCGAGGCTTCAGGAGCGGTAATTGAAAAATTAGGCAAGCGAAAAGGCATTATGACTAACATGAAACAAGATGGAAATGTCATCAGAATGATTTTTGAAATACCGACTCGCGGACTCCTTGGCCTGCGAAATCAGTTCGTCATCGATACCAAGGGCGAAGGTTTACTCTCCAGCCGTTTTCTGGAATTTCGACCGTATGTTGGCCCAATTGAAAAACGCGAGGTTGGCTCCATGACTTCCATGGAAAATGGCAAGTCTTTGGCTTTTGCCCTTGGCAATCTTCAGGACCGAGGGCTTCTATACATTGGCCCGGGTACGGAAGTTTATGAAGGAATGGTTATTGGAAACGTCACTAAAGGTGATGAGCTTGATGTTAATCCAACTAAAGGCAAGCAGCTTACCAATATGCGAGCTTCCGGCTCCGACGAAACTATATATTTAACGCCCCCGCTTGAAATCACTATTGAGCGAGGTTTGGAAATAATGAATGACGATGAGTATCTCGAAGTTACTCCAAAAGATGTTCGCATCCGCAAAAAGTTTTTGAGTAAGACTGAGCGCGCTAAGATGGCGAGACAAGAAAAATAA
- the mscL gene encoding large conductance mechanosensitive channel protein MscL, translating to MKNLLKEFREFAVKGNVIDLAVGVIIGAAFNTIVTSLVNDIISPLISLVTGKLDFSNRFIAVSSHHYNTIAEAKSAGVATVNYGLFINNAINFVIVAFVIFLFVREINKMKRKAPPPESNTKLCPFCQTMISNKASRCPNCTSQLGESVT from the coding sequence ATGAAAAATCTTCTGAAGGAATTTAGAGAGTTTGCCGTCAAAGGAAATGTTATTGATTTGGCCGTTGGTGTTATTATTGGGGCCGCATTCAACACTATCGTTACTTCTCTGGTAAATGACATCATCTCTCCTTTAATTAGTCTGGTTACAGGCAAGCTGGATTTCTCCAACCGTTTTATCGCCGTCTCTTCTCATCATTACAATACGATCGCTGAGGCCAAATCAGCCGGAGTAGCCACCGTCAATTACGGCCTTTTCATCAATAACGCCATTAATTTTGTCATTGTGGCTTTTGTCATTTTTCTTTTTGTACGAGAGATAAATAAAATGAAACGGAAAGCGCCGCCACCGGAATCAAACACCAAACTTTGTCCGTTCTGTCAGACTATGATCTCCAACAAGGCAAGCCGTTGCCCCAATTGCACGAGTCAGCTCGGTGAGTCGGTCACTTAG
- a CDS encoding RNA-binding protein — translation MAKKLYVGNLSWTTTADSLKDAFSKAGSVVSANIITDKMTGRSRGFGFVEMEDADAEGAISMYNGKDLDGRTLTVNEARPMTDRPRREFGGGDRRSY, via the coding sequence ATGGCAAAGAAATTATACGTTGGTAATTTGTCTTGGACTACTACCGCTGACAGCCTGAAAGACGCTTTTTCAAAAGCTGGCTCAGTGGTATCCGCCAATATTATTACCGACAAAATGACTGGTCGCTCACGAGGTTTTGGATTCGTCGAAATGGAAGACGCCGATGCCGAAGGAGCTATCAGCATGTACAACGGAAAGGACCTTGACGGTCGAACACTGACTGTCAATGAGGCCCGACCGATGACTGATCGACCTCGCCGAGAATTCGGAGGAGGCGACAGACGAAGCTACTAA
- a CDS encoding thioredoxin domain-containing protein, which produces MENKNNLMIPAAIILAGIIVAGALIFNSRSSNSSLKPASNLGALPTPEQVIQPVTADDHIVGKLGAKVTIVEYADLECPYCKAYEPVLNQIMSTYGTSSGEVAWVYRHFPIHSRGPYEAEAAECAADQGGNDTFFKFIDQIFTVTKADDNLDPKVLTQTAGQLGLNTTTFQNCLDSKKFEQKVLDARNDALAAGGQGTPYTVFITADGKKYPLTDASGNPLGAVSYNDLKSVVDQILKSAK; this is translated from the coding sequence ATGGAAAATAAAAATAATTTGATGATTCCGGCCGCCATTATCTTGGCAGGGATCATAGTCGCAGGTGCTCTAATTTTTAATAGTCGAAGCTCTAATTCATCCCTAAAACCGGCTTCTAATCTAGGCGCCCTACCGACCCCTGAACAAGTAATCCAACCCGTTACGGCTGACGATCATATTGTGGGGAAACTCGGCGCTAAGGTCACTATCGTGGAATACGCTGACTTGGAGTGTCCGTACTGTAAAGCTTATGAGCCGGTCTTAAACCAGATTATGAGTACCTACGGTACCAGTAGTGGCGAGGTGGCCTGGGTTTATCGTCATTTTCCAATTCATAGTCGCGGTCCTTACGAAGCTGAAGCGGCTGAGTGTGCGGCTGATCAGGGTGGCAATGATACTTTCTTTAAATTTATAGATCAGATTTTCACTGTTACCAAAGCTGATGACAATCTTGATCCTAAAGTTTTGACTCAAACGGCGGGTCAGTTGGGGCTGAACACGACCACTTTCCAAAATTGTCTGGACAGTAAAAAATTCGAACAAAAAGTTTTGGACGCACGCAATGACGCTTTGGCCGCGGGAGGTCAGGGTACTCCATATACTGTCTTCATTACCGCTGACGGGAAAAAATATCCACTGACTGATGCTTCCGGTAATCCCTTGGGCGCTGTTTCCTATAATGATTTGAAATCTGTGGTGGATCAGATTCTAAAGTCAGCTAAATAA
- the hisS gene encoding histidine--tRNA ligase produces the protein MKNSDKKSSKISTESYKGVRDFYPEDWAAEKYIFEVWRKTVESFGYVEYNASPLEPSELYEAKTGEEIVNEQTYKFIDRGERSVTLRPEMTPTVTRMIAAKKRELSFPLRWYSIPNLFRYERPQRGRLREHYQLNVDIFGISSLEAEIETLILANQIMKNFGATEKDFEIRLSSRKLLNAVFNNWYELEPEQSNALRRLIDKKAKMSEAEFNQKAEEVAGKAFNFLDFAKDSVDYQEAMAFPEIRQAKEELDSIIDILEQKGISNVKIDSHLVRGFDYYTGLIFEVFDTNAENNRSLFGGGRYDDLLEIFGEEKVPAVGFGMGDVTILNFLESRNLLPKYQSSTKLIIFPLDESSVSEAWEIAEKWRRGGINTVMDSSQRKIADQIKKAEKQGILYVAFVGSDEVKTGTYKIKNLETTKEKDFEKEGKSLTLNF, from the coding sequence ATGAAGAATTCTGATAAAAAATCATCTAAGATTTCCACCGAATCATATAAGGGAGTTCGGGATTTTTACCCTGAAGACTGGGCGGCGGAAAAATATATTTTTGAGGTCTGGCGAAAAACGGTTGAGAGTTTCGGGTACGTGGAATATAACGCTTCCCCGCTCGAGCCGTCCGAATTATATGAAGCCAAAACCGGTGAAGAAATTGTAAACGAGCAAACTTATAAATTCATCGACCGTGGCGAGCGAAGCGTGACGCTGCGGCCGGAAATGACGCCGACAGTGACCAGAATGATTGCCGCCAAAAAACGCGAGCTCTCCTTTCCACTGCGCTGGTATTCCATTCCCAATCTTTTTCGATATGAAAGACCTCAACGCGGAAGATTGCGCGAACATTACCAGCTAAACGTTGATATCTTTGGCATCTCTTCCCTCGAAGCGGAAATTGAAACTCTGATTTTAGCCAATCAGATTATGAAAAATTTTGGGGCAACTGAAAAAGATTTTGAAATTCGCCTCTCCAGCCGAAAACTCTTAAACGCAGTCTTCAACAACTGGTATGAACTGGAGCCGGAGCAATCAAATGCCTTGCGGCGTTTGATTGACAAGAAAGCCAAGATGTCGGAGGCGGAATTTAATCAAAAAGCCGAGGAGGTTGCCGGAAAAGCCTTTAATTTCTTGGATTTTGCCAAGGATAGCGTTGATTATCAGGAGGCTATGGCCTTTCCGGAGATCCGACAGGCTAAAGAGGAGCTTGACAGCATTATTGACATTCTCGAGCAAAAAGGGATTTCGAATGTCAAAATTGATTCACATTTAGTACGCGGCTTTGATTATTATACCGGTCTGATATTCGAAGTCTTTGATACCAATGCGGAAAACAATCGCTCGCTTTTTGGTGGTGGCCGTTACGATGATCTTTTGGAAATTTTTGGAGAAGAAAAAGTGCCGGCCGTCGGATTTGGTATGGGTGACGTGACTATTTTGAATTTTCTGGAAAGCCGTAATCTTTTGCCAAAATATCAATCTTCAACTAAATTGATAATCTTTCCGCTAGATGAATCTTCTGTGAGTGAAGCTTGGGAAATCGCTGAAAAGTGGCGCCGAGGCGGAATCAACACCGTCATGGACAGTTCCCAGAGAAAAATTGCCGATCAAATCAAAAAGGCGGAGAAACAAGGAATTTTATATGTTGCTTTTGTCGGTTCGGATGAAGTAAAGACGGGTACTTATAAGATCAAGAATTTAGAAACCACCAAAGAAAAAGATTTTGAAAAAGAAGGAAAATCTTTAACTCTAAACTTTTAA
- a CDS encoding GspE/PulE family protein — translation MLQDASIQIRHLPVSDLVEFLLKEALRQHSSDIHLDPAEESFRIRFRIDGLLEEKYILPKELGPPIIFRLKVLAEVRTDEHQAAQDGRFFFQSDKERINIRLSLIPTYYGTNAVLRLLRKSHQGSTLEDLGFNQNHCTLLRNIVKKNSGMILITGPTGSGKTTTLYTLLELLKEKPTSMVSIEDPIEYAVENVVQIPVNSYSLFNFSNALRSVLRQDPDIIMIGEIRDRETARLAFGSSMTGHLILSSLHTNSALLTLNRLLDLGIEPYAIASSLSMVISQRLVRRSCSECGAKNHLPKKKNCLVCRGSGFSGRLVIAEVLEIDNYLRDLIRNSQWTNLSKLTEEGKFLTLREDGYQKVDKLQTSMTEVLRVTYEEA, via the coding sequence ATGCTTCAGGATGCATCAATCCAAATTAGACATCTTCCCGTCTCTGATTTAGTTGAGTTTTTATTAAAAGAGGCTCTTCGGCAACACTCCTCTGATATTCACCTCGATCCAGCTGAAGAGTCTTTCAGAATAAGGTTTCGAATAGACGGTTTACTTGAGGAGAAATACATTCTTCCTAAAGAACTTGGGCCGCCTATAATCTTTCGCCTGAAAGTCTTGGCCGAAGTTCGAACTGACGAACATCAAGCTGCCCAAGACGGTCGTTTCTTCTTCCAGTCTGATAAAGAGCGCATTAATATCCGCCTCTCGTTAATTCCGACTTACTACGGTACTAACGCCGTTTTGCGCTTACTCAGAAAATCTCATCAAGGTTCAACCCTAGAAGACTTAGGTTTTAATCAGAATCACTGTACTCTTCTAAGAAATATTGTGAAGAAAAATAGTGGCATGATTTTAATCACGGGCCCGACTGGTTCCGGTAAAACCACTACCCTTTACACTCTCTTGGAGTTATTAAAAGAAAAACCGACCTCCATGGTTAGTATTGAGGACCCGATTGAATATGCCGTAGAAAACGTGGTTCAGATTCCGGTAAACTCTTACTCACTTTTCAATTTTTCGAATGCCTTGCGTTCCGTTTTAAGACAGGATCCGGACATTATTATGATTGGAGAAATTCGTGATCGAGAAACCGCTCGTTTAGCTTTCGGCAGCTCTATGACCGGCCATTTAATTCTCTCCAGTTTGCACACTAATTCCGCCCTCCTCACCCTCAATCGACTTTTGGATTTGGGGATTGAGCCTTATGCCATTGCTTCCAGTCTTTCAATGGTGATCAGCCAGCGTCTGGTGAGAAGGTCCTGCTCTGAATGTGGGGCAAAAAATCATTTGCCTAAAAAGAAAAATTGTCTCGTCTGTCGAGGTAGCGGTTTTAGTGGCCGGTTAGTGATCGCTGAAGTCTTGGAAATAGATAATTATCTTCGTGATTTAATTCGAAACAGCCAGTGGACGAACCTTTCAAAATTAACCGAGGAAGGCAAATTTTTAACTCTAAGAGAAGACGGTTACCAAAAAGTCGACAAGTTGCAAACCTCCATGACTGAAGTTTTAAGAGTGACTTATGAAGAAGCTTAA